A region of the Bacteroidota bacterium genome:
GTAAAAACTTTTAAATTGTATTCCTTGTTGATATTTTCGTCGATTTGAATATTCAGATTATTTCCATACGAAAAAATTTCAATCGTTTCTTCGTTATTTTCAAGTTCATTTTCTAGTTTACAGCTATTTGTTGAAAATGTTTGTATTGGGCAATAGGTAAGTGCTTCCATCAGTGCATAAATGCTTCTTATTCTCCATTCATAATTTATCTTAAGTTAACCCCACAACTTTCCGAAATGTTTTTTCACCTGCAATAGTTTTGGTCGTCCACATTTCAGTGCGGATTTTCGATATTGTAATTCAAAATAATCGGAAGGCGTTGTAAACCACCTTAATTTAGCGGTGGTTCCGGTTATTGCTACTTCGCCATTTGGCAATGGGGGATTACAATCAGGGATATCGCCAATAACAATTGGTTCATTAGCAATTTCAGAATAACCATAGGAATCTATCAAAATATATGCACCATTTGATTTTAGTCTAACCCACCCGTAATGTGGTTCACCGCTTATTTTTAGCTCAAATCCAACATAATGAAAGCTATAATCATTCCATGGGCCGTGCCACGAAGCAATGGAACTACCATCGTTGACATAAAGGCTGCCAAATGGAAGCATCATATTTGTTAAACTATCTGAGCCATCTAATGTGTCACCTACATTTAATTGTTCAGCAAATTGTTGATTGATAATATTCCATCCATAAAAAGACTCCCATGAAGAACTAATAAATACAACTTTGTTATCTCCTAATCCATCAACATCTGCTTCTATACCACCTATACAATAATAACAGGGGTCCCAGGTTGTATCTTTAAATAATAGATCATTTGTCCCATCTAAATTAACATCTAAATAATAGGTTACTGTTTCATCACATTCAAAACAATAAGCATCAATCATTTGATCGGGTACATATCGAAATAAATTGTTTGGCCATCAACTTTTTGCCCCTAATAAATATGTTCCAGCCATAGCGGAATAGGCTAAAAGCTGAAGATTAGATTTTCGTTGCATATTCAAAAGTCCATCTAATCAAAATAAATAAAACCTGTATTTAGTGGAATGACAATATTACGGTGTGAAATGCCTTTATAACTTAGTAAAATGAATTTTATATGCGGGAATAATCGATTACTTTAGATAACTAGTAAAATGTGTACCTGAAATTTATTTTTTGTATATAACTTTAAAAAGTAATTTGTGCCTGAATATAAAGGCGATCATCATGACCACCTGGCACATCAGTTACATTTCCTCTGAATAAATAATTTGCTAAGAACCGTATTTTATCTTTAGGCATACCATAATAAGCGCCAATGGTTAATACTTTCCATTCGTCTTCAGCACTATCGTAACGAATTAAAGGACCTGTGTTCCATTTTGTTTTTAATGCGAGTTGTGCCTGATAACCGATGGGTTCACCATAAATGGTATCTTGCACTTTGTCGATTCCTTTAGCAAATTCGCCAGCAAAAAAGCAATATTTTGAATCAAGCTGAATATCGGTGCCCAGGCGCCAAATGTCTGCATAAATATCGTCAGTTGGTGTGTAAATTGAATCATTTAAATAACGGAGTCCGCCAAACGCAAATGACCCGCCGATTTTTATTTTTAAATCATCCTGCTTATACTGCAAACCTAGTCTACCCCAACAAACCATTTTTGTATTAAAGTCAAAGGGCCCGGCAACATTCATTCTGGTTCCATTTGTGAGTGTTATGGCATTTTCGACGCGTAAATGTTCTGAAATAGCGATATGACCTAATAAACCGATTCCCACATCGCGTAAATTTTCACCTCTGCAAACCGCATCTGACATTTCTGCTCTGTTTACAGTATAGAGTTGAGTAATTGAAGTGGTGTTTTCCCAGCCAAATTGTGTTTTTTGTTGCCCGATTCTAATGTGTTGGTTTTTATATAATCTAACTCTAAATATGCATCTCGTAACATGCCACCAACTTCCGGTGCTCGTGGATCTATCATTAGTTGATAGCCTACATTTTTATTTATTTTACCACTTGCAATTAAGCGAGCGCGTAATACTCTGAATCCGTCGGGATCTCTTATTGTGTCGCCATTTGTATTAAACTCGTTCAAATAATGAACTTGTACTACACCTTCAATTTTGGGCAAATACTTTTTCTTTTAAAGAATCCGGTGATTGTTGAGCAATGGCATTAAAATAAATGCAGATAAATAGACATATCAACGTTGCTTTCATATACTTTAAATTTTAAGTTAAAGCAAAGTAAATTGCCGAAATTGGACGAATTCTATTGTAATTCTGTAGTAATTCTGAAGAAAGAAGTTTAGCTATGACTAACTATGAAAATGTAGTTACCATTTTCGTAATTGCCTGAAATTGATAAACCAGAAACCTTACAAATATCGCTAACAATGGCAAGCCCTAAGCCGGGGGAAGCGGAGGTTTCATTCGCTTTTATGAATCGTTTAAAAAAATTACTTACTTCTGTTTCCGGAGCTAAGCCGGGGTTTGAAAAAATAATTTTATTTATTTTGATGCTAATACTTAATTTACCCAAGTTGGTTTTGTGTTTAAAGCTGTTTTCAAGTAAATTTTTTATCAACACTTCAGCCAGGTGCAAGTTCATTTCATGTGTAAAAAATCCATCTTCCTGATATTCAATTATAAATTCATCGCCGAATATTTCTGTGTAAATGTTTACCTGATTTGCAATAACTGAATTAAAATTTATGCGTGTTAGTTCTTTAAATTGATTGTTGTCGATCTTCGCTAACAACAATAATGCCTCTACGATATGCGACATTCTGTTTGACGTGAGGTAAATTTTTTCAATATGACCGGCAACCGCTTCGTCTAAATTTGATTGCATTAAAAGTTCAGTATTATTTCGAATAATACTTAAAGGTGTTTGCAACTCATGAGAAGCATTTTCAGTAAATTTTTTTAAGGTGGAGAAATCTTTATTAATCTGCTCGGTCAGGTTATTCAAAACAATATTTAATTCATTAAATTCTTCAATAGAAGAGGGTTTTAAACCTAATTGATTGCCGTTTTTCAGGGTGAACGACTTCACAGTTTCAAGATTCTTATAAAAGACAGCCCATATTTTTTTATGTGAACGTTTGTTCAAAAAGTATAATATGCCAAAAATTAAGAAAAGGAACCCACTGAATGATTTTACCACAGCCCAAAAAACGTCAATGTTTTCAATAGTTTTACTTCTACAGGTTATAGCATAGTTATCACCATTAATTGATTTGTATAATGTAAATTCAGTGAATTGTGTTTGTTCGCCTTCGATTTCATCATAAATAATGGTATCATTAATGCTATATTCTACATTTGGTAATTCTTTTATTTTCTTTATTTCAGAAACGGGTGGTTGAGGATAAACAGTATCTTCATTTAAAATTTGTTTTTCAATTCTCAAGCAATTTACTGCTAAAGTATCTGTTGTTTCTTCGTGAATTATTGCTGTAATTAAAAAATACAAGCTTACACCTGCGATAAGTGATACGGCAGTTGCAGCTAAAATAAAATCTCTATTTGTTTTCTTAAGTAATTTCAATGGTCAGTAAATTTATATCCAAAACCATAAATTGTTTTAATGTAATCGTTGCAGCCAAGTTGAAGCATTTTTTTTCTTAAGTTTTTTATATGGGTATAAACAAAATCAAAACTTGGCATGTTTTCCATAAAATCGCCCCACAAATGCTCGGCTATGGCCTCTTTACTTAGAACACGGTGTTGGTTTTGAACTAAATAAAATAACAATTCATATTCTTTTTTTGTTAATATGATTTGGTCGTTATTGATGTAGGCTTCAGCGTGTTCTACATTTATAGACAGCTCATGGAATGTTATTATTTCAGTGTTATTACTTGTTTTGCGTCGTATTAAAGCATGTATGCGCGATCTCAGTTCCGCTAAATGAAAGGGTTTGGTTAAATAGTCATCAGCTCCTAAATCCAAACCCAACAGTTTATCTTCCAGTGCGTTTTTTGCACTGATAATTATAAGACCGGCTTCTGACTTATTATCTTTTAATTGCCGGAGTAAAGATAAACCGGAGCCACCGGGTAGGGTGATATCTAAAATTATGATATCATAGGTAAACATTAATAGTTTATCAGAAGCTGATAGATATGTATCAGCTCATTCGCGAATAAAGTGATCTTTAACAAGATAACTAAGTCTAGCATTCCTTATATCAGTCTCATCTTCTATAATTAATACTTTCATGATAAATACAAAATTGATGTGGAATTCTGTTTTAAATTTGAAGATTGGGGTTTAACAATACAAGATAACAAGATGTTTTATAAAATCCTATTCAACACTAATAAATTACCTGAAAGTATAGCCGCTGCTTAAACTGATTTGTTCTTAGTAGAACTAAGAAATTTCAAGCAATCATTTTCGTTGTTTATTTATAAACTTTAACAATCTAATATTCAGGTGTTTGGATTCCTAATTGTTATTCAATATCCGTATTCAGCTTGTATCTGCACACGCGATGATTGCCCTGGTCAACCACATAAACCGTTTCGCGCAAATAGGCAACACCGGAAGGATTAATAAAATTAAATGGTCCGCTGCCTTCACCACCAAAAGACGCAATTATTTGTTTGGTAGTTGAAGAACCGGCAGGAGGATTTACACCTTCGTATCCTTTTCGGGTAAATTGATATAAAGAGTCTGTGCCAGCGTCTACAACAAAAATATATCCTGTAAAATCAGGAGCAATATAAACATCAGTAGGATTGATAAAACGATTTGGTTCGTATAAAAAGCGATCTGCTTTTGTATAATCAAATACAGTTAGTGCTGCATTTTCGCCATATGTAATTCCACTTTCCGGGTCGCTGAATTGTGCAATCCACAAACATTTATATTGTGCTGACGGATTGGTTAGTGTTATTAAAAATTCGGGTGAGGATGAAATTCCGGATAAACTTTGAGGTGGTGCGGCAAATGTTGCAATTGCGCTTATATCCCATACCGAACGCAAATTGCTGGTAACAGGAGACAGTCCATTTGCATAACCGATATAACAGCCATTTTCATCGTAAAATAAAACTGCATTATCGGTTCTTGCAATTCCGGCAATATCGTTATTAGGTCCTTTTCTTGTAATATAAACGGTATTATCTGCTAAGGTGGTTACGCCGGTAAATTCAACGGCTTCATCTTCAGCGCCACGGAAAGATGTTACATTGCGGCTTACATCACAAAAGGGATGAATTAAGGTATCAATAATTTCGAGATTGCCGTTTGCGGTTCCTGTTAAATGATAAACGGCAGCTAAATTTTCTAAAATGCCATCACCATCCACATCAATATTTACCCTGCCGGTAACATAAGTATGTAGTCTTCGGTCTTGTGTAATATCTGTGGCGCCGGGAATGGCAATTGTATTATAAATAACACCTGTCTGGTCCAAAACTTTTATGCCTTCAGCATCAACCACATAAATCATTTCATCATAACCACAATAAATATCAGTCGGCTCAATAAAATCGTCCCAAAAAGGAAGAATAGGAACATAACCGGCTTCATTTTGAATAATATCGGGATCAATTGCCCCTTCTTCAAATATTTCGTCAACAGTTGCATCTTCTCTGCTGCCAAATAAAAAATCGCAACCCGACAATATTATTATTGCACTTATTAAAACAGTATATATAAAACGCGAATACATTTATTGTCGTTGTGTGTTTGATTTATTTGATTTATTCGGCAGCGTGTATGCAATACCAATTTTATTAATCATGCCCAGATTATCGAGATAATTAAAACCGTAATCTAATTTTATTTGACCAAATCGGCGATTAAAATAAGTCCCGAAACCGAAAGCCGGAAAAGCACCATTGTCGGTAGCAAAAGTATAACCTGTGCGTGCGTAAAATATTTTTTTCCAACCATATTCCAAACCGATACTATATGTTTCATTATTATCGGTTGGGTGATTTAATTGTAAGGCAGCAGTTAAAATATGTTTATCATTTTTAATAGCATCCCATGCAAACCCTAAACGAAAAACGGTGGGAACTGCAATTTCGGTAAATTCATTAATTGTTGCTGAATCGTATAAGTTTAACACTGCAATTTCGCCGCGCGGCTGGGTATTAAATCCAAAATTTGTAATTGCAACAGCGAATCGTGTGTTTTGAATTCCGATATCATATTGAAAACCGAAATCAAAAATTAAATTCTGGTTGTGGACTGATGCTAAATCTTCGCGGATATATTTTGCAGTGACGCCAAAGCTGAACTGGTCGGTTAGCTCTCTGGCCAATGAAAGGCCAATTCCCAAATCGGTAGCTCTAAAAGTTTGGCCGGTACCGAAAGGTAAAAATTCGGTGGTAACATCCATTTCACCGGCGTCAAAATACTGGAGGCTGACACCTACGAGGGTATTATCGTCGATTCTATAGGTAATTCCGGCAAAATTTAGGCTGGTTCCTGCCGCAAAATCGGTGTAGTCAACGGCAAAATTAAATTTATTGCTGTCTAATTGCGTTAATCCTGCCGGATTCCAATACAATGATGATACATCATCTACCACGGCTAAAAAGCTTTCACTCATAGCCGCAGAGCGCCCATCAGGAGCAATTTTCAGGAATTGCCAGCCGGTAGTGGCAGTGCGCGAGTCGCCATAAGCAGGCAGAATTTGTGCCTGAGCAAAATTTGCTAATAAAAACAATCCCATAAATAGGAGGCTGCGCATGCAGCAAAGATAAATTAAGATTTGAAGAAATGGAGGGGATGAATAAGGAGCTTAGGGAAAGGTAAGAATATTTTATAAAATAGGCAAAAAAGTTTTTAGTGCTTAAGAAAAATTGTGAATGATTTTGACAAAATTTGACTTTTTAGGCGAAAAAAGCCCGTTAAAAATTGGTAAAATTCGAGATAAAAATGTGGCGTGTTTTGGGAGATTTTTTGGGTAAAATTTAAGGAAAAAAGCTTGTTTTTGCTGCAATTTGCGCGTCTGCAATTTTGGCAGAGTCTCTAAAACCTGTTAGGTTTAAACCTGGAAGGTTTAAACCTAACAGGTTGAAATTCTTAACCGCTTACATCCCCAAAACCCTCAAAAAGTAAAAGGTAGCTCAAAATTCCACCTTCAATCTGCAGCCTGAAAAAATGTCATGCAATAAAAAAGTGAAAACCCAATTTCAACAAGCAATTTTTAACCCGCTAAAACGCATTAATAAATCATTATTTTTTTGGTATAAACGCCACTTATATTCCGAAATTCAAAAAAGTAGATGCCATTTGGCAATTGCGTGGTATTAAATGTATAAGTTTGGTTAGACTGAATTTCTTTATTAATAATAACCGCACCCTGGGCATTGATTAAAGTTGCACTAATTGTTTGTTGTTGATCAGATAAAAATTCCATTTGAATATTTGCATTTGTCGCATCATAAAAACAATTTAATGTATTATTTTCATTTTGCTCGTGAATATTTATTGTTCCGCAGTCTAATAATACATCCAGATTGGTTATTTCACCGCTGGATAAATTTACATCATTTATAGTCTTGGTTGCGCAACCTTCTTTTGATACAATAACTTCGTAACTTCCGGGTAAATAATATCCTGTTTTATACGCACCGATAATATTGGAACTGTCAATTACATCTGTTCCCACCAATTCAATTTTTGCGTTAATTATATTTGCAAAAGAAATATCATCCATAATATTCCCTTCAAGATAACAAGCGCGCTGATAATTTGGTTGCAAAACAATTAATCCTTGTTGTATATCTGAAACAATTATTGTCCCTGAATTAAAATAGGGGAATATGCCCCAGGCTCCTTCCAGTGCGCCATCCGGGCCAAATGGTGATGTATCGTAATGTGCTACTTCCACTAAGTTTTCAGGCCGGTGAGCATCGTGTATGGTTGCGCCTTCGCTGTAATGTGCAGTTACTAAATATCCGTTGTTGTAATAGGTATTGTGTGCAATAGTTGAATCTTTGGCTCCGTGTTTTATTTGATCTACAAGTTTCATATCGGTGATGTCGGTTACATCAAAAGCAGAAATAAAACCAGTCCAGATTTCATCTGTAGTAAATAAATATTTTCCATCATCACTTACCCAACAATTATGTGTTGCACTCGCAGATGTTGTTTGAATTCCGATTAAATCGATTGCACTTTTATCACTCACATCAAAAACATAAACACCGCCTGAATAAATACACGCAGCCCAAAGGGTGTCGTTGCGCACAAATCCGTCATGAATATACTGTGCGGTAATTTCATTTACATATACAGGTAATTCAGGGTCACTATTTAAATCAACAATATAAGCACCTTCAGATGAGCCTGTTAAAACATTATACCCAAATATATAACCATAACCACTTTCATCAATAAACAGTGTATGCGCAGTATTTAAAGGATGGTCAATAGTTCCTTTAAATGAAACCGTATCAATTGCATCAGGCAAATTGGTTAAGTCAATAATCATTAATCCGCCTCCACCCTCAGTTGTTACATAAGCATGATTATCCCAGGTTTTTATTTCGCGCCAGGTGCTTTGCGGACCCGGAACAAAAAATAATTGATTTGGTGTTAAAGGATTGGTGATGTCAACTATTGAAGTGCCATAACTTGTTCCAACCAATGCATATTCTTTTCCATCCGGACTGTTGTAACCCCAGCATCCGCTCATTTGAATTGTATCGGGATAAATAAATTCACTTGCAAACGACAGGTTATATTGAGCAGAAGCCGAACAGTAACAAACTATTGTATAAAAAATGGTAAAAATTATTTTCATTGATGCGGTTTAATATCAGATGTAAATTTATTTATCAATTTTGTACTTACTGTAATGTTAGTGTAAAAACCCAACTATGAACGACCTGATAAACGAAAATGTAAGTGCTTATATCGAAAAGTACACCACCGCTGAGGATGAACATCTTGCAGCCCTAAACCGGGAAACCCACCTGAAAGCAATGATGCCAAGGATGTTAAGCGGACATGTGCAGGGTAAGTTTTTAGAATTAATTTCAAAAATGATTCAACCGAAATGGATTCTGGAAATAGGCACTTTTACTGGTTATAGCGCAATTTGTTTGGCGAAAGGACTTGCTCCTGATGGGAAATTAGTAACTATCGATATTAATGAGGAATTGACGCCTTTGGTAAAAAAATACATTGCAGCAGAAAAAATGGAAACACAAATTGAAGTAATTACCGGAAATGCCATCAAAATAATTCCCGATTTGCCTTATCAGTTTGATTTAGTTTTTATTGATGCCGATAAAAACAATTATTGTAACTACTTTGATTTAGTTATTGAAAAAGTTCGCCCCGGAGGGTGGATTTTAGCAGATAATGTGCTTTGGAGCGGTGCTGTTGCTGAAGCTAAACATGATAAAGATACTGCTGCAATTCATGCATTTAATGAACTCATACATAAGGATACCAGAGTTGAACAGGTAATCGTTTCTATTCGAGATGGCATAACTATTGCCCGAAAAAATGGATAGATAACATATTTTGTGGATAATATACCTGATATTCAGGGCGTTAGGAAGGGTAATTTTGAGATTGACATGAGGTGCCTGCTCAAAACAAGTATGAAAAGTTTAAGTATTACATTTCTGATGGTCATTTTTTCGGCTACCTTGCTGGCGGGGCAACCCAACCAGAAGGTGTTGGATTATATCGACCAGTATAAAGAAATTGCCGTTCGGGAAATGATTACGTATAAAATTCCGGCCAGTATTACGATGGCCCAGGGTATTTTAGAAAGTGGAGCCGGACAAAGTGAGCTGGCATTAAAATCGAATAATCATTTTGGGATAAAATGTCATACCGACTGGAAAGGTGAAAAAGTATATTATGACGATGATGCTAAAGATGAGTGCTTTAGAAAATATGAACATGTTGAAGAATCTTATCGTGATCACAGCGAATTTTTAGTGAATAAAACGCGTTATGCTGCTTTGTTTGAATTAGATATCACCGATTACAAAGGATGGGCGAAAGGATTAAAGTCTGCCGGATATGCTACCAATCCGAAATATGCAGATTTACTGATTAATTTAATTGAAGATTATAATTTGCAGGAATTAGATAAAATGACTGCAGCCGATATAAAAAAATCGGATAAAAAAGACGATAAGAAAAAACACGATCCTGTTGTAAAGGAAGATGTTAAAACGGATACAAAACCCAAAAAAGTTAGCTGGGGTGGATATAATGAAGAGGTTTATTATCACAACAGAATTCCAACAGTTACCATTCAATCCGGAGATTCACCTGAATCACTTGCCGAAAAACATCATATTAAATTAAAATTACTTAAAGATTATAATGATATAGAAAATGGTGGTGATTTGCAGCCCGGAACAAAATTTTATCTGCAGCCAAAACGCAAAAAAGGTGATACCAAATACCATGTTGTAAAACAAGGTGAAACCATGTGGTCTATTTCAAGAGATGAAGGCGTTCGTTTATCGCAATTATATAAATTTAATCAAATCCACGAAGGGCAGGAACCTGCAGTTGGGGAAGAAGTGAACTTGCGTTCAAAAAGAAAAGACGACTTAAAACTTGCAACAAAAACAACAACAAAACCAAAAACTGAAGTTAACCAAAAAGAAGATAAGCCGAAACAAGAAAAATCAAATTCGGAACCTGTAGAAAAAACGGAATTTAAGGATAAAAATGATGATGCTTTTATTGATTTTGAGGAAGAAATAATTGCTCCGGAAGTTGAAGAAAAACAGCCGTCGACAAAACCGGAAGACCCTGTTTCTACCGGAGTAAAAACAACTGAACCCGTAACATCAGTTGCAATTTATCATACCGTAGCTGCACAGGAAACGTTGTATGCCATATCAAAAAAATACCAGGTAACAGTTGCGCAAATCCAAAAGTGGAATAATTTACCTGATACAAATATTAAAATTGGCCAGCAATTAATTGTGGGTTATAAATAATTCCATTGCAAATAAACAATAAAATATTTAAGCCTTATCTGGATGCCTCGGTTATTCAAAAAAGAATAACGGAAATGGCAAAAGAAATAACTGCTGAATTTCATGATAAAAATCCTGTGTTTATAATTGTGTTAACGGGGGCATTTGCATTTGGCGCAGAATTAATCAGGCAATTTCAGGGTAAATGTACTGTTCGGTTTACAAGAATTAAATCGTACACCGGTACTGTCGCCGGCGAAATTGAGGTGTTCACCGGCTTTGATATCGACCTGAAAGATAGACATATCATTTTTTTGGAAGATATAATTGATACAGGAAAAACCGTATTTCACTTAACACGTGAAGCAGAAAAATTAAAACCTGCAAGTATTACTGTTGCAACACTTCTACAAAAACATATTCTTCGCCCTAATCTGATAAAAGGCGATTATGTTGGTTTTGAAATTCCCGATGTGTTTGTTGTTGGATATGGATTAGACTACGATGAAGAAGGAAGAAACTGGAATGGTGTTTATCAGTTAGATGATAAGTGATATATTTTTCAGGTATTGCCTTTTAATTATTGATTTACCAATTTTTTCAAAATACGTTTTGGAAAACTTATTTCTGTATGGTATTCAATCAATTAAATTTAGGCTTGCTCACTTCTTTAAGATAAAATTCCCGCTTAAATCGTTAATAGCATGTGTGCGTTTCATGTTTTTACTGTAAGCATAAACGTCAACACCAATCTTTAACAATACAAATAAACACATGTAAGCTATACTGCCGATATTTTTTACATCCGGAAACAATTTTTCGCCGGCAAACATTGAAGCAAATGTTCCCAAAACAATTACGACATGAATTACAACTACACGACTATCGAATATATTACCTAAATCGCGTAAGCTTGTTGTTTTATATTCCTTATCTCTGATCCATAACACATATTCAGCTAGGTGCGTAAAGAAAAATCCTAAAAAACTCAATAACACCCATGGGTCTAAAAAGAGTAATGCATTTGCAAAAGCGATTGGGTCTTCTTCAATTGCGGTTAAAATACCTATGAATATGATAATAAATAATAAATAAAAGCCGAGCATCAACAATCGAATTATTCCGTAACTCAATCGCATATAAATTTTGCTATTCACCTGCTGATAAGTTAACGTTTTGCCATTAACTGTAAAACCCGGATCGGGTTCGCTTTTAAGCTCAGCCTTTCCCATTTTAACAAACTGAAAAATACTGATAATTACCGTTTCCCACCAATACAAATAGAATAGGGCGAAAAAGGATACATTAAAATAAAGTACACCAATAAGCGGAAGAATATTAATACAGATAATTACCGGAACAATTGGAAAACTCCTTGTGCGTGGTGATGGTGA
Encoded here:
- a CDS encoding T9SS type A sorting domain-containing protein, whose amino-acid sequence is MEALTYCPIQTFSTNSCKLENELENNEETIEIFSYGNNLNIQIDENINKEYNLKVFTITGELVYLNMIQGSENILQLDLPTGIYIVNLANESVSINKTIAINN
- a CDS encoding HAMP domain-containing histidine kinase; the protein is MKLLKKTNRDFILAATAVSLIAGVSLYFLITAIIHEETTDTLAVNCLRIEKQILNEDTVYPQPPVSEIKKIKELPNVEYSINDTIIYDEIEGEQTQFTEFTLYKSINGDNYAITCRSKTIENIDVFWAVVKSFSGFLFLIFGILYFLNKRSHKKIWAVFYKNLETVKSFTLKNGNQLGLKPSSIEEFNELNIVLNNLTEQINKDFSTLKKFTENASHELQTPLSIIRNNTELLMQSNLDEAVAGHIEKIYLTSNRMSHIVEALLLLAKIDNNQFKELTRINFNSVIANQVNIYTEIFGDEFIIEYQEDGFFTHEMNLHLAEVLIKNLLENSFKHKTNLGKLSISIKINKIIFSNPGLAPETEVSNFFKRFIKANETSASPGLGLAIVSDICKVSGLSISGNYENGNYIFIVSHS
- a CDS encoding PorV/PorQ family protein, whose product is MRSLLFMGLFLLANFAQAQILPAYGDSRTATTGWQFLKIAPDGRSAAMSESFLAVVDDVSSLYWNPAGLTQLDSNKFNFAVDYTDFAAGTSLNFAGITYRIDDNTLVGVSLQYFDAGEMDVTTEFLPFGTGQTFRATDLGIGLSLARELTDQFSFGVTAKYIREDLASVHNQNLIFDFGFQYDIGIQNTRFAVAITNFGFNTQPRGEIAVLNLYDSATINEFTEIAVPTVFRLGFAWDAIKNDKHILTAALQLNHPTDNNETYSIGLEYGWKKIFYARTGYTFATDNGAFPAFGFGTYFNRRFGQIKLDYGFNYLDNLGMINKIGIAYTLPNKSNKSNTQRQ
- a CDS encoding choice-of-anchor B family protein, whose product is MKIIFTIFYTIVCYCSASAQYNLSFASEFIYPDTIQMSGCWGYNSPDGKEYALVGTSYGTSIVDITNPLTPNQLFFVPGPQSTWREIKTWDNHAYVTTEGGGGLMIIDLTNLPDAIDTVSFKGTIDHPLNTAHTLFIDESGYGYIFGYNVLTGSSEGAYIVDLNSDPELPVYVNEITAQYIHDGFVRNDTLWAACIYSGGVYVFDVSDKSAIDLIGIQTTSASATHNCWVSDDGKYLFTTDEIWTGFISAFDVTDITDMKLVDQIKHGAKDSTIAHNTYYNNGYLVTAHYSEGATIHDAHRPENLVEVAHYDTSPFGPDGALEGAWGIFPYFNSGTIIVSDIQQGLIVLQPNYQRACYLEGNIMDDISFANIINAKIELVGTDVIDSSNIIGAYKTGYYLPGSYEVIVSKEGCATKTINDVNLSSGEITNLDVLLDCGTINIHEQNENNTLNCFYDATNANIQMEFLSDQQQTISATLINAQGAVIINKEIQSNQTYTFNTTQLPNGIYFFEFRNISGVYTKKIMIY
- a CDS encoding O-methyltransferase encodes the protein MNDLINENVSAYIEKYTTAEDEHLAALNRETHLKAMMPRMLSGHVQGKFLELISKMIQPKWILEIGTFTGYSAICLAKGLAPDGKLVTIDINEELTPLVKKYIAAEKMETQIEVITGNAIKIIPDLPYQFDLVFIDADKNNYCNYFDLVIEKVRPGGWILADNVLWSGAVAEAKHDKDTAAIHAFNELIHKDTRVEQVIVSIRDGITIARKNG
- a CDS encoding LysM peptidoglycan-binding domain-containing protein; this translates as MKSLSITFLMVIFSATLLAGQPNQKVLDYIDQYKEIAVREMITYKIPASITMAQGILESGAGQSELALKSNNHFGIKCHTDWKGEKVYYDDDAKDECFRKYEHVEESYRDHSEFLVNKTRYAALFELDITDYKGWAKGLKSAGYATNPKYADLLINLIEDYNLQELDKMTAADIKKSDKKDDKKKHDPVVKEDVKTDTKPKKVSWGGYNEEVYYHNRIPTVTIQSGDSPESLAEKHHIKLKLLKDYNDIENGGDLQPGTKFYLQPKRKKGDTKYHVVKQGETMWSISRDEGVRLSQLYKFNQIHEGQEPAVGEEVNLRSKRKDDLKLATKTTTKPKTEVNQKEDKPKQEKSNSEPVEKTEFKDKNDDAFIDFEEEIIAPEVEEKQPSTKPEDPVSTGVKTTEPVTSVAIYHTVAAQETLYAISKKYQVTVAQIQKWNNLPDTNIKIGQQLIVGYK
- the hpt gene encoding hypoxanthine phosphoribosyltransferase → MQINNKIFKPYLDASVIQKRITEMAKEITAEFHDKNPVFIIVLTGAFAFGAELIRQFQGKCTVRFTRIKSYTGTVAGEIEVFTGFDIDLKDRHIIFLEDIIDTGKTVFHLTREAEKLKPASITVATLLQKHILRPNLIKGDYVGFEIPDVFVVGYGLDYDEEGRNWNGVYQLDDK